A single genomic interval of Candidatus Methylomirabilota bacterium harbors:
- a CDS encoding outer membrane beta-barrel protein — MAALLLVGVTTAPAFAQTPAPGPAAPAAEAPKEPEKPKTHWEEHKLFAYIENSYTFNLTGAGPGATNELRFYDFDEGYTFNMAEFSIKKDPSEKYWWGYGLVVTARLDAQKNHSLGIFRGDNDTFPFRNTPKYDLQEAYLSARIPIGEGLIVKGGKFVTLLGYEIIESPNNLNFSRSYLFTFATPLTHTGGLLSYTFSEQFSVTAGVVLGWDNSRDNNNAVSYTGQFALTPIKDLTANLNWIVGPEQNDNKANQRAVLDLVVNYTGLKNTILSLNADYGFAEYRHDAASEKVFKARTSRPDASQGVSPQSKTLDTISLSL, encoded by the coding sequence TTGGCGGCGCTGCTGCTGGTCGGCGTCACGACCGCCCCCGCCTTCGCCCAGACGCCGGCGCCGGGCCCGGCCGCTCCGGCGGCGGAGGCGCCGAAGGAGCCGGAGAAGCCCAAGACGCACTGGGAGGAGCACAAGCTCTTCGCCTACATCGAAAACAGCTACACGTTCAATCTCACGGGGGCGGGGCCGGGCGCCACCAACGAGCTGCGCTTCTACGACTTCGACGAAGGGTACACGTTCAACATGGCGGAGTTCAGCATCAAAAAGGACCCCTCGGAGAAGTACTGGTGGGGGTACGGGCTGGTGGTCACCGCGAGGCTGGACGCGCAGAAGAACCACTCGCTGGGCATTTTCCGAGGGGACAACGACACGTTCCCCTTCCGCAACACACCCAAGTACGACTTGCAGGAGGCATACCTCTCGGCGCGGATCCCGATCGGGGAGGGGTTGATCGTCAAGGGCGGGAAGTTCGTAACGTTGCTCGGGTACGAAATCATCGAGTCGCCGAACAACCTGAACTTCTCGCGGAGCTATCTCTTCACCTTTGCGACGCCGTTGACGCACACCGGGGGCCTCCTGTCCTACACGTTCTCGGAGCAGTTCAGCGTGACGGCGGGGGTGGTGCTGGGGTGGGACAATAGCCGCGACAACAACAACGCGGTGTCGTATACGGGGCAGTTCGCGCTGACGCCGATCAAGGACCTGACGGCGAACCTGAACTGGATCGTGGGGCCGGAGCAGAACGACAACAAGGCCAATCAGCGGGCGGTGCTGGACCTGGTGGTGAACTACACCGGGCTCAAGAACACGATCCTGAGCCTGAACGCGGACTACGGGTTCGCGGAGTACCGGCACGACGCCGCGTCGGAGAAGGTG